From a region of the Lactuca sativa cultivar Salinas chromosome 4, Lsat_Salinas_v11, whole genome shotgun sequence genome:
- the LOC111919451 gene encoding uncharacterized protein LOC111919451 — protein sequence MKALQINIPFIEAVAQIPNYAKFLKELLTNKKKMEEVQEVVLNKNCSAAMLYKLPKKKGDPGSLTLTCQFGNLATIHALADLGASVNLMPYSFFKKLDLSEPRPIRMAIHLANKTVTFPRGICEDLLVKVDKFVFPADFIVLDIEADPQVPIILGRPFLNTASAIVDMRDSKLTLQVGDESVTFGVDQAMKYARFSDDTTFSVDMLEELMEEWEEDKSNNFSTAFKDDFDAERDIREIERLLEEAGYDELLRDAEDSTRRVRYTDSTSPLKKS from the coding sequence ATGAAGGCTCTTCAAATTAATATCCCATTCATAGAGGCAGTTGCACAAATTCCTAACTATGCAAAATTCCTCAAGGAACTTCTAACTAATAAAAAGAAGATGGAAGAAGTGCAGGAGGTAGTTCTCAATAAAAATTGCTCAGCCGCCATGCTATACAAACTGCCTAAGAAGAAAGGTGACCCGGGTAGTTTGACATTGACCTGTCAGTTCGGAAATCTAGCAACTATACATGCATTGGCTGACTTAGGGGCAAGTGTAAATCTCATGCCATATTCATTTTTTAAGAAACTCGACCTTTCGGAGCCAAGGCCAATTCGAATGGCAATTCATTTAGCTAATAAAACGGTGACTTTTCCAAGGGGGATATGCGAGGACCTATTGGTAAAAGTGGATAAATTTGTGTTCCCTGCAGACTTCATAGTTTTAGACATAGAAGCGGATCCTCAAGTCCCGATCATACTTGGAAGACCTTTCCTTAATACCGCGAGTGCTATAGTAGACATGCGAGATTCTAAGCTTACCCTTCAGGTGGGGGACGAATCGGTTACATTTGGAGTTGATCAAGCCATGAAGTACGCAAGGTTTAGTGATGACACGACATTTTCAGTAGATATGTTGGAAGAATTAATGGAAGAATGGGAGGAAGACAAGTCAAACAATTTTTCCACTGCCTTTAAAGACGATTTTGATGCTGAAAGGGACATAAGGGAAATAGAGAGACTACTTGAAGAAGCTGGATATGATGAACTACTCAGAGATGCAGaagactcgactcgccgagttagatacaccgactcgacgagtccgcttAAGAAATCGTGA